In the Candidatus Aegiribacteria sp. genome, one interval contains:
- a CDS encoding T9SS type A sorting domain-containing protein has protein sequence MLKYRLCAILISFLFCAHADTVSQTDWSEGPGEEGPVLQWLNSFSIGSGVDITNPGFVKMGTSIAIYEETVISPTFGSYGYASPGDFDGDGDIDVICDDMDKWEFALFENMDGVGTQWQQHFIFDMPWIPNKRTEVVDFDMDGDLDLLTATGPYFTFWENSDATGLNWEQHTISDKYGDACDIFSVDIDNDGDLDVIGTDNQLFHIISAWENLDGIGHTWTEHIVYQSEKAWPKYILIADIDNDNDWDFFFSTHATSYTPFGWFENLGDWTWKEHIIHTTRARSLSTADYDNDGDMDLALSSNGLCEIWENVDGAGEDWEVHSCGSIPGYSIADIHSVDIDNDGDIDIVASGLIAYADDILVIFENLDGHGITWGKTLLRTGYPTVKYRAISDINMDGYTDLLANLRNPSVVWCDVTGPAHTGWVESAILDVTEYPLWESISWISDEPTGTDVSFLLRSSNDPEDMGAWCDTIFAPGNLTGYIDSTHRYIQYIACLTTDSDEYAPILDEVSLIWSSSGIEDGDTDQTLIISVSPNPSCNEVSIMVPVWGNDVAEVSIYDISGKLVRVVTERVNDVFHWDCRSTSGQIIPVGTYIVRCVSGDISSTALLVRL, from the coding sequence ATGCTTAAGTACAGACTCTGTGCAATCCTCATTTCATTCTTGTTTTGTGCACATGCCGATACAGTATCTCAAACAGACTGGTCTGAAGGCCCAGGCGAGGAGGGTCCAGTTCTACAATGGCTCAACTCCTTCAGCATCGGATCGGGTGTCGATATCACCAACCCGGGTTTTGTTAAAATGGGGACGAGTATCGCTATCTACGAAGAAACCGTTATTTCACCTACTTTCGGTTCTTATGGATACGCTTCCCCCGGAGACTTCGATGGAGACGGAGATATCGATGTAATCTGTGATGACATGGATAAGTGGGAGTTTGCCCTCTTTGAAAACATGGATGGTGTCGGAACTCAATGGCAACAGCATTTTATCTTCGATATGCCATGGATACCAAATAAAAGAACCGAAGTCGTCGACTTTGATATGGATGGCGATCTGGATTTGCTGACAGCTACTGGACCATACTTTACATTCTGGGAAAACTCTGATGCAACAGGCCTTAACTGGGAACAGCATACAATTTCTGATAAATACGGAGATGCCTGTGATATTTTCTCAGTTGACATTGACAATGATGGCGATCTGGATGTAATCGGTACTGATAACCAGCTATTCCATATAATTTCAGCTTGGGAAAACCTTGATGGTATCGGCCATACCTGGACAGAGCACATTGTGTATCAATCGGAAAAGGCTTGGCCCAAATATATTCTAATCGCTGATATCGACAATGATAACGATTGGGACTTCTTCTTCTCTACTCACGCAACCAGCTATACTCCCTTTGGTTGGTTTGAAAATCTTGGAGATTGGACTTGGAAAGAGCACATTATCCATACAACTCGAGCTCGGTCATTGTCTACAGCGGATTACGATAATGATGGAGACATGGATCTTGCATTGTCATCGAATGGTTTATGCGAAATCTGGGAGAATGTGGACGGAGCAGGGGAAGATTGGGAAGTCCATAGTTGTGGTAGCATCCCAGGTTATAGTATCGCAGATATACATTCTGTTGACATTGACAACGATGGAGACATCGACATCGTTGCATCAGGCCTGATAGCCTATGCTGATGATATTCTGGTCATATTTGAGAACCTAGATGGACATGGAATTACCTGGGGTAAAACCCTGTTACGAACAGGATATCCAACTGTCAAGTACAGAGCGATATCGGATATCAACATGGATGGATACACAGATCTCCTTGCCAACCTTAGAAATCCCAGTGTTGTGTGGTGTGATGTTACGGGCCCTGCACATACCGGCTGGGTTGAATCTGCGATACTGGATGTAACAGAATATCCTCTTTGGGAAAGTATCTCCTGGATATCCGATGAACCAACTGGAACGGATGTGTCTTTCCTTCTTCGAAGTTCCAACGATCCGGAAGACATGGGAGCCTGGTGCGACACCATTTTTGCACCTGGAAACCTTACCGGTTACATAGACAGCACCCATCGGTATATCCAGTACATCGCCTGCTTGACCACAGACAGCGATGAGTACGCTCCTATTCTTGATGAAGTAAGTCTCATATGGAGCAGTAGTGGAATTGAAGATGGGGATACTGATCAAACTCTAATCATCTCAGTGTCACCCAACCCCTCCTGCAATGAGGTATCCATTATGGTTCCCGTCTGGGGAAATGATGTGGCAGAAGTATCGATCTATGACATCTCGGGGAAACTTGTCAGAGTAGTAACCGAAAGAGTCAATGATGTTTTCCATTGGGATTGCAGAAGCACTTCAGGACAAATCATTCCAGTGGGAACCTATATTGTCAGATGTGTTAGCGGAGACATCTCCTCCACTGCCCTACTGGTACGGCTTTAG